Proteins encoded within one genomic window of Onychostoma macrolepis isolate SWU-2019 chromosome 11, ASM1243209v1, whole genome shotgun sequence:
- the si:ch73-40i7.5 gene encoding amyloid-beta A4 precursor protein-binding family A member 3, whose amino-acid sequence MADDFLYNGSLESEQSSQLASNSQTEASSQDANWNPNGSNYSTNPPEFSKSHSKNWQNPELEDLDSYNLIEPPPLDWRSDSSSEAGSVVELESCSVGDLEASGSFNTELNDDTVSAVSDYGAQESSDASDKTEELLAQEMCENKPELQQQDEQRETKENYVEDRDRILRNLEMKKKKIEEKSAKHDIDHSHIQSLLTQLHLFHPSPTNPAHCTPDELANHGAPHNSCTPAEAAASSFQELEFSVQAACADRNIPEALLFSHEYQKDLLQLLEEPEPEEPRTAPLFVHTPLVTPGHQSGLRRQSSDADEMISISHSEDAWHRHLQDELLVSGITEEDQWTASEGLSADQASSPNNNLEAETQPPYKNVPGPCDPEDLLDGVIFGAKYLGSTQLQSEKNPSTNARMAQAQEAVDRIKAPEGESQPMTEVDLFISTQRIKVLSADTQEAMMDHALQMISYIADIGKIVVLMARRKPVNRKSADSTDSSAAPPKKCWMICHVFSSEDAQIIAQAIGQAFGVAYQQFLYANGIKASDLRPGEYSDYLGTQELYNGDLVHFSRSENIREVCISKKPGEILGVAIVESGWGSILPTVVVANLLHGGPAERSGELSIGDRIMSVNGTSLVGLPIATCQSIIRDLKNLSIVKLSIVHCPPVTSAIIKRPDPKYQLGFSVEDGIICSLMRGGIAERGGIRVGHRIIEINGQSVVATPHEKIIQILSNAVGEIHLKTMPTSTYRLLTGLDQPVFL is encoded by the exons ATGGCAGATGATTTTCTCTACAATGGAAGTTTGGAGTCGGAACAGAGTTCCCAACTTGCTTCTAACTCTCAAACAGAAGCTTCATCCCAGGATGCAAATTGGAATCCTAATGGTTCTAATTACTCAACTAACCCTCCTGAATTCTCAAAATCACACAGTAAAAATTGGCAGAACCCTGAGTTGGAGGATCTAGATTCCTATAACCTGATCGAACCCCCACCACTGGACTGGAGGTCCGACTCTTCCAGCGAGGCCGGTTCGGTTGTAGAACTTGAAAGCTGTTCGGTGGGAGATTTGGAGGCTTCTGGATCTTTCAACACAGAGTTGAATGATGACACAGTGTCTGCAGTAAGTGATTATGGAGCTCAGGAGTCCAGTGATGCTTCTGACAAAACCGAAGAGCTTTTGGCTCAGGAAATGTGTGAGAACAAGCCTGAACTTCAACAGCAGGATGAGCAGCGAGAAACAAAAGAGAATTACGTCGAGGACAGAGATAGAATATTGAGGAATCTAgaaatgaagaaaaagaaaattgaaGAAAAAAGTGCGAAACATGATATTGACCACTCGCACATTCAAAGTCTCCTCACTCAGCTACATCTTTTTCATCCATCACCAACTAATCCCGCCCACTGCACACCTGATGAATTAGCCAATCACGGCGCTCCACATAATTCATGTACTCCAGCGGAGGCCGCTGCTTCCTCCTTCCAAGAGCTTGAGTTCAGTGTCCAGGCAGCATGTGCAGACAGAAACATCCCTGAAGCTTTGCTCTTTTCACATGAGTATCAGAAAGATCTGCTACAGCTGCTAGAGGAGCCAGAGCCTGAAGAACCCAGAACTGCCCCACTGTTTGTTCACACACCCCTGGTGACCCCCGGACATCAGTCAGGGCTCAGAAGGCAGAGCAGTGATGCAGATGAGATGATCTCCATCTCTCACAGTGAGGATGCTTGGCACAGACACCTGCAGGACGAGCTGCTGGTCTCAGGAATCACAGAGGAGGATCAGTGGACGGCATCTGAAGGCCTGAGCGCGGATCAGGCCAGCTCTCCAAACAATAATCTG gaAGCTGAGACACAGCCGCCTTATAAGAATG TGCCTGGACCatgtgatcctgaagacctccTGGATGGGGTGATCTTTGGAGCTAAATATCTTGGATCTACACAATTACAGTCTGAGAAAAATCCCTCCACCAATGCTCGGATGGCTCAGGCACAGGAAGCTGTGGATCGCATCAAG GCACCTGAAGGAGAGTCTCAGCCTATGACAGAGGTTGATCTGTTCATTTCTACACAGAGAATCAAAGTACTGAGTGCTGACACACAG GAGGCCATGATGGACCATGCTCTGCAAATGATTTCATACATCGCAGACATTGGGAAAATTGTAGTTTTGATGGCCCGCAGGAAGCCAGTCAATCGCAAATCAGCAGACTCGACGGATAGCTCTGCAGCACCACCGAAGAAGTGCTGGATGATCTGCCACGTGTTTTCTTCAGAGGAT GCTCAGATCATCGCACAGGCCATCGGTCAGGCTTTTGGTGTTGCATATCAGCAGTTTCTGTACGCTAACGGAATAAAAGCTAGCGATCTGAGGCCAGGCGAGTACAGCGATTACCTCGGCACTCAAGAACTGTATAACGGAGACTTGGTTCACTTTTCTCGCTCTGAAAACATCAGAGAG gtgTGCATATCAAAAAAGCCCGGAGAGATATTAGGCGTCGCGATAGTGGAGTCTGGCTGGGGCTCCATCTTGCCGACTGTGGTAGTAGCCAACCTGCTGCACGGCGGCCCTGCAGAACGATCTGGAGAGCTGAGCATTGGCGATCGCATCATGTCTGTTAATGGCACCAGTCTGGTGGGCCTCCCCATCGCCACCTGCCAAAGTATCATACGA GATTTAAAGAACCTGTCTATAGTAAAGCTCAGCATCGTTCACTGTCCACCTGTCACCAGTGCGATCATTAAGCGTCCAGACCCCAAGTATCAGCTGGGCTTCAGCGTGGAAGATGGGATT ATTTGCAGTTTAATGCGGGGTGGAATAGCTGAGCGGGGCGGCATTCGAGTCGGTCATCGTATTATTGAGATCAATGGACAGAGTGTCGTAGCTACACCTCATGAGAAGATCATCCAGATCCTGTCCAATGCTGTAGGAGAG ATTCATCTGAAGACTATGCCGACATCGACGTACCGTCTCCTAACTGGCCTAGATCAGCCCGTGTTCCTTTAG